CAGGCATGACGATGTTTGTAGACCTCAAAAAGGAATGCAATAGTAATAACCCTGCACACACTTAAACTTGTTTACAGAACAACTGATTTCTAAGTACATATTTGAGTATGTCATAGTCTCATAGATCATGATTTCAACACATTGTATTTTTGTAAATGTAACAATAATATGAGATTTTTTTTTGCTTACCAAGAGACACACAGCAAGAATGTCATCAATTGGGAAATCTGTACCGCCAAAACTGCATATGCCAAGAGGCACATCAGATAAGAATAGCAGTTAGAAGGTTATTCACTAAGAGCAGCAAACAGAAGGTCGCCAACTAAGGGTGGCAGATAGAAGGTCCTCTTTAAAACTTCAACAACATGTACAATCACCTGAATGGAAGGACGCCATCAACGTAGTGAAATGCTCGACCAAGAACTACAGATATAACTGTCATTACCCTGTTAATACCCAAGAAGATCAACCTTGTTTATAAGTCTGACATGTTCAAGTAAAAGCGGAACTTTATAATTTACTGACTGTGGCAAACTTTACATTCCTGTATAACATAAAATTTATAAGTAGAAGCACATAAGCATGTAACTGTATGGGAGGAAGCAACGTAGCATATAGAAAAAAGCATGAAAAATATATCTGTAGTACTTACGCAAGTGCTCCAAATGTGCCCAGAAAAATGACTCCTCCAGAATTTCTAGCTGCTAAAAGTGCCTATTGAAACACATGAAACTGCAGCACTTATCAATGACTCATTTTTGTGTACACATTGGTATCGAATTACTTGTATAGCACAGAGTGAGAAGTAAATAGGAAGCCACATAACTTgtgaattactccctccgtcccataatataagagcgtttttgaacactagtgtagtgtaaaaaacgctcttatattatggggcgGAGGGAGTAGAATGCACTACTAGTGGTAGGGGATTTTCAATGTTCATAGTTGGTTTTGCGGTTTGATCGAACCGGATTTTGAACTGGATGTATGCATGCAAAATTTAGTTCAGTCTGCCGGTTTCAACGTGTAGTTTGCGGAATAGAAAATGCAGGCAAGTATTGTATACGAAGTCTTGAAGGCGCCTCTGTCAATTCTAaccatggcaaaataatcaaacTGTATGCATGGATATACTCACCGCAATGAAAAACGTCCTGTCTCCTAGCTCAGAAAAGAAAATCAGCAGAAAAGCCTGAAATTGAATTTCGGAGCATCAGAAATGTACGCGACATGCATTTACTTGATGAAAAGAAATAAAAGGAACTGATGAAGCGTCAAATTGAAAGGGCAGAGGCAGTTCTCCTAACTGAAGCAAAACCTGTACTGATGTCCCCGAGATCCCCCAGCACGTCCGCCGGCGGCTGCAGGCCCATGAATTGCGTGCCGGCCAGCGCCTGCTGCGACCCCTGGATCATGAgcacccccgccgccgccgcgaacGCGAGCCCCCACGACGGATCGGACGGCGCGAGCCCGCCACTGTCCCGGCCTGCCGGCTCCAGCGCCTCTCTCTCGTCAGAAACCACAGGAGCTCCAAGCAGCGGCTGCTCGCCCGGGTCGCGTTTAGCTGGGCACCTCAGCACCTGCATCGATCGGAGGGGATTTCGTGTCAGGTGTTCCGGTACAGCGGGGAGCTATCTATCTCTGTCCTCCGCTCAGGGATCGTGTGCGCTGTACCGGTCGGCCCGGAAGGCCGGCGAgacgcggcggcgggcggagagATGGACGAGGCGTCCTTGTTCGGTAGggtatggaggaggaggaggtgaaaaCGGTGGAAGAGCAGGAGGTGACGGAGGCCATGGCGCCGCGGCGGTGGCTGCGACctgcgggggcgggggcgggtgCGGGGTCGGGGCGGGACGGACTGAGCGGTTGCCAGCCGCTTGCTCTTGGCCGTTGGGAGTGGATAGAGTTCGAACGGGTTGTTGGTAAGTAGGCTCAAATGGCTGCCATTTTCCTGGAGAGGCCTGGCCCACTGTTTTGGGCCAGCCCACGTTCAAAGGCTCGCTGGGCAACTGCGGCGGCGGCACGTCCACGCTCCACCCCAGCATTGTCTTGGCCGGTCGTCAGTTTTGCCAGGAGCTCGCCGGAGTCGTCGAGAGAGTGAGCATCCGTCGCCGTAGACGGTACTGTTGCTGCATTAGCACTTCGATCGACCCCTAGGAGGGACGATCCGGTCCTGCGAGGGACCCCGTGCGTGTTCGCCTGCCGCCATGTCCGGAATGCGCACCAGGTGCTCGACTCTATGCCCGTGTCGATTCTCCTAATCGTAGTTTGCTTAGTTTGGTTTTTACTGGCGTGCGTTTTCTTCCGTGCGCCATGCCGTGGTGGTTAAGGTTTGCTTGACTGAATGACTGGTCAAGGAAGGATGTAGCTACCGTTATCTGTCTTTGCTTGGATTGGACGACCCTGGCTGTGTCCTCCGGGCTTATACgtaaaaaggctttcgccccgctttatatataaagcaccgACCGACTCAGATACAAACGCACGCCAGTACAACACACGCACGCACCCAAGGCAGGAACAAAGGCGCTGAGCCTAGTACTACAAGAGAACCTGGAGTCCTGGTTGAGCATGCCACCGCGAAGAGATGAAGCCGCCTATGACGAACCATGTGCTCCAAGGCGGCGCCTTCAGAAAGGTTACGACACCagagcgccgccaccgcccgaccCGAGGATCAGACGACGGGCAATGAGAGccgcgacgacgccttcaagaaggaaacgagcttcgccgccgccggtccATCCGCGAATAGATcaggttttcaccccggccaaCACTCACCACCACCGAACGCCACACCCCAGCGACCACGTCGCCCACACGACCATGGCCACCGGGCAGCACCTAACCACGGGCTCTGCCCATGAGCACCGCGGAACCACCACCAGGGGCCGCCACCCCGGCATCCCAGACCTTGACACCACCTCGCTCGAGACCCACCGCAACCCCAACCAAAGATACGGGCGGAAAGGGCCGCCTTTCGCACCCCTGAGCTGCCCCCAACGCCGAAACCCAATAGGTCGGCCAAAACTGGCCTCCATCGACCCGTCCGGGGCACCGGGCACGAAacgagctcggtcctgctgcCGGGCACGAGACGAGCATAGTCCTGCTGCCGGGCACGAGACGAGCATagtcctgctgccgggcgcgagacgaggccggtcctgctgccgggcgcgagacgaggttggtcctgctgccgggcgcgagacgagccaTGGACCATTGTCGGGGGAGGGCCGAACCTTCGACGAAGGTAGCAACTAgacgacgaggagaggatcgaaGGTCGAAACGGGCCGCCTACAGACAAGTCGACGCCGAAAAGCCAGCCGCCGTCCCAGCCGGCCCGCCGAGCTGCCATGATGCAGACACGACGAATGGCAGCCTCCACACCAAGAGAGCGACCCACCACGCCGCCACCGCCCACAGCCAGAGCAACAACCACGCAGGGCCGCTGTCCCAACCCGCGCCGCCCGCTCACCAGACGTCGGCAAAGCGGACACGCACCGCCACCACCACAGCACCAGCGCCACCGCGCCCTGGCCAGGTCCAGCCGGAGCCCCCCCACCCCACCGGAGTAGACGGACCCAGCTGCAGCGCCACAACCTAAATACGGCCGCCGGCCACCACTGCCACCGCCAACCACCACACGACCTGATCTGGGCCGGGGGCCAGATCCGCCACCAGCACGATCCAGGGCGCCGGAACCCCACGGGCTGCGCTGGAGAGGAAGGAGGCGGCGCCGCCGGCCACCAGAACGCCAGGGGAGGGGAGGGAGCAGGGGCAGGGCCGGCCCGACGGCCGCCACCACCGAGCAAAGGAGGGACGCCCCGCGACGGCCCCCACCTGCGCGCGGGAGGGagcagccccgccgccgccagcgccacGCGGCCTTAGGCCGGCGAAGTGGCGAGGGAGGAGGGCGGGGCGAGGGGGGCGGGGGGAGGCGGCGCTAGGGTTCCTCCCGGGGGCGCCTGCGGGAGCGCCtcggggagggagggagggaggaggtggagtCCAGTATCACGAACCAACACTGTCAATGTTGGATCTCCTCCGGGCTTATTGGTGCCGCTGGGCAGATAGGACGATGGAGGTTACTTTTGCACGCCGATGCTATGCACTGTTCTAGTGTTCTGGATTTGATAGTACGCACTATGTAGGATGCACAGCGAGCAGAGCTAATTCCTAACATTATTTATGCAGTCTGGTAGTGTGTCGAATTTGCTTCGACTGTGTTTAGCTGAAAGGCAAATGCACTTGGTGAGTTGGTGATGATAAGCTCAATCAGCAAGAGGAAATCAAGTTTTAACAGAGAAGAAGTGTGAAAAACTCATTCCATACAATTTGATTGATCGGCAGCATAATTCTGACCACCGTcagatgtactccctccgttcctaaatataagtctttttagacatttcaaatggactacaacatacggatgtatgtagacatatctTAGAGTATACATTTAtttattttgctccgtatgtagtcacttgttgaaatctcttgaaaaacttatatttaggaacggaggaagtatgtATGTTAAAGCCCCACTTCATTTCACTACTAGTGACTACCGAGAAATAAATGGATGCTGACTATTCATATAATATTAATCAGTACTGGATACTCCCTCCATCctataatataagaacgtttttcaaGCTATCTAGAATAGATCATGAGTGTATTCTCTTACATTTGCTAGATCCACTGACGAACAATAGTAACTAAACACACCTTTCCCCTTTCTAGTACTCCTATATGAAAGAGTAAAAACACTTTTAGGTCAATAGGTACTGTGGTAGATGAGTGAACACTTTGTTCTATAACCTGTAGGTTTGCTAATCATTAATTTGTTTGTGGCACTGAATGGTTGGGTTCCAGTCTGCTGCTTGAACCTGGCCATCTGGGAGAGCTTCTCAACAGCTTCAACCAAATGATCAAGCCTAGCAACGAATTCAATCAGTAGCGATGCGAAAGTCGCAAGCGACAGCGCTGTGGTACTTTCAGGTGCACGCATCCTCGGAATCAATCAGAAACGTCATTTTCATCATCTTCAAAATCATCCCCTCCCGAGAAGGCCATGAATGCAGCCTCCTCTGCTGCCGTTTCATCATCTCATGGTAGGATTCAGGTTGCAGTGGCCCGGCTACTTGTGTTGTTATGTTTTCAGCCATCTTACTTTCTGGGTCATCATTTTGTTTGGTGTTGAGGTTGAAAGTGACAGCCCAGGAGGTTTTTAACTGTGGCTTGGCAGAGTTGTCTTCACACAGTAGCTCTAGGGACTGCACGGAGAGCCTCAGATAACGCCAATGCGGCTGTTGTATTTGTGCTTGAGTTGAGCTGTTGAAGTGTAGAGTCTTATGGATGGACAGAGGTATATATAGCTTCCTTGGGAGGTTAAAGTGCAAGTAGACAAAGAGGTGGTGTAGCCGGCATAGTGTCACATTAGGAGAATATAGCTTCTGAAAATAACTGATGGAAATATTAATGCAGGTGATTTTCGATATGCTCTCACTCAATAATGTAGGTATTGATAGAGAATTGGAATCTATCATCTGAAATAATGCCATCTTTCCGGTACTGATCTGTAGTTTAAGGTCTATTGTTTGCCAGGTTCGCAGCTTCACGTTGTCCGGGAGTGGACATGTTTGGAGCAGATCCTTAATAGAGGCATGTCGTCTTTATTTTGGATGGATACTACCACGAAATATCATCAATAGAATGGTTTTAGACTCTCCACCACATGCACATATTCTAAATGCATACGTGAAGCAATCTGCTGCTTAGATCCATGAGACCAAAATCTGGACTCTCAAAAATGAACTTTTGGTGTGATCAGAAAATCTTTACTGGTTCATGGACAGCAAGGAAAACCCAGAAGTTGAAGGATTCCTGCTAGTTTTGCTTACTAGTGTGGTTCTTGCTGTTTGATAAATACTGCATACTCATCAGCTTATATAGCAAATTTCTTTGCGACCAAAGAGATGAAGTTTCACCAAGAAAAACCATGTTTGAGCTTATAAGATAAATTAGAATGTTCCTTCCAAAGTTCAAACTTGTCATCTGTCTCCAGCATTCTCCCTAGCTTTCATGATACAGGGCAGCAAAGACTGCATGTACAAGGATAGGACTAGGTATTTTCAAAGTTTAAAATAGCGGCTATGGCAAATAGCAGCAGCCTGAAAATAAGTTATAGCGCCGCTAAATTGTACAGGATACCGTTTAGCGTTATAGCCTGCTATTTAAAACTTCTGTATTTTTGTTGGTTACTACTCTGCTACTCTAAAAAACATTGCTATGGTAGAGACCGGAGTTATTAGGCCAATAAATAGGGTTTATATTGATTTTTCCTGATCCATGTGCCATTTGCTAAAAATTACCTATTTTGCGACAGCCACCGTAATCTTTAAGCTGCAACAAAAAGTGTATATGTTATATCCCATGCTTGACTAGGCTATGATGATTACCAAATTTATGATCTACCCCTTCAGTCCcctaatataagacgttttggcAAGTTAACATAGCTTGTAAAAAcatcttatattgtgggacggagggtgttatgaccggcatattaggggcttagcccagtggGCTGTGGTCCAAGTTATCTTATTGTTATTAGGGGtttagcccaattatcttatcatTATTAGGGTCGTttgcttaggagtcaagtaaaccttTTTATATAAGGaaaggagatgtatcaatctaatcaagcaagaagcaatcattatttgcttggcttcccttagggagccgggagacctaaccctagccgcctcttacgccgccgccgcctcttctccaccacgcaaggacggcgcccagccgccggccgccgcgctcTCGTCCTCGTCTTCCTCCATCCTTCCCCTACAATCTCCGCCCTAGAACCGGCAGAACCCTAACTCCTAACACCTTGGTATCAGGTAGCTCAGTTCCGATCATGTCTTCGCCGCCGCCCATCCCGTCGCTTCCGCTGCCGACCGTCACCACCGCGCCGCTGGCCCTCTCCACCGCGTCGCTGCCCTTCCCGTCCGCGCCGCTGGTCGCATCCTCCGGCACCGCCACCACCCAGATGACGGCGCCCTCCACCGCACCATCGGCCGCCGCCTACACTCCGGAGGAGATCACCGGGGTCCTCAACGATCTCGTCACCGCCGTCCAGGGGATACGGCTATACCTAGCCGGCCCCTacgggccgccgccgcccttgccgCCGGCCGCCGCGACTGGGCCAGCCGCCCTGCCGTGGTATTCGGCACCCGCAACGCCGACCGGGCCTCTACACCACCACTGGCCGCTtcagccgcccgccgccgcgccccaaTGGCCGGCGCCGGCCCTCGCCGCGTCACCCACGCCACCCGGGTCCTCGCCGCCACCGCCCTGGCAGCCGCCGCACCCCCGGGGCCACCGCGACGCTGGTCGGGCCGCTGCAGCCCTCGCTGCAGCTacaaccagccccctccaccgcCCCGATCTGGCCACAATGGCCGGCCGCGGCCATCGCCGcgcccgccgcctccgccgttTCCAGGCAGCAGCTGCCGGCGCCGGCGCCTCCGCAGCCCAGCACCGAGCTGACTACAACCGCGCCGGCGGGCGTGCCGATTCAGCAAGTGCGGTTCCCGCCCTCGCCGTCCCAGCTTCCGACCTGGTTGGCCGAGACGTCACCGCCGCTAGTCCACACCATGGCCGCGGACCAGCCGGCACCCTCCCTGCCGTACGACGGGCCCTCCGGCTCCGAGGGTTTCCACGCTGGCTTCAACGGGCCACCGCTTTCCTGCGGACCACCTGTGCACACCGGACCAACGCCATCCTCTTCGCTACTCCGTACCGCCGAGCTGTACACTCACGGCGGTCATGCTCAGACACCGCCGCGCTTCGCCAAGCTCGCCTTCGCCACCTACGACGGCGCCGAGGACCCCCTCAACTGGCTCAACCAGTGCGAGCAGTTCTTCCGGGGGCAACGGACGCTCGCGTCGGACCGCACCTGGCTCGCTTCTTATCACCTCCGCGGCGCCGCACAGACATGGTACTACGccctcgagcaggacgagggcGGCATGCCCCCATGGGAGCGTTTTCGCGAGTTCCGCCTCCTTCGCTTCGGACTGTCGATACGTGGGTACCGGCTGGCGGAgttgggccgccttcccttcTCCTCCATGGTGCAGGACTACACCGACCGCTTTCAGGCCTTGGCGTGCCACGCGTCTGGCGTAACGGCTCACCAACGGGCCGAACTCTTCGTCGGCGGTCTGCCAGATCATATCCGCGTGGACGTCGAGCTGCAGGGACCCCAAGACCTCCAGACGGCCATGTACTACGTCCGCGCGTTCGAGCGCCGCGCGGTGGCCATCCAGCAGGCATCACCGTCCCGGGCCGCTGGGCCTCCACCCTGGCCAGATGTTCCCGCGCAGGGTCGGCCTGCTCAGGCTTCCGCGGCACCCCTTGCCACGACCACGGCGCGCCCGTTCCGTCAGCTCACCTCGGCCGAGCTACTCGAGCGTCGCCgccaagggttgtgcttcaactgCGACGAGACCTACATGCCCGGCCACGTCTGCCCCCGACTCTTCTACCTGGAGGCTGCAGACTACATTGAGgaggacgccgtcgccgccgggcTCGGCGACCTGGCCGCCCCAGCTGTCGCGGAGATGTTTGATGCTGGTTGATCACCTCGAGGAGTTCAGCAAGCGCTTCCCCGCCttacagctcgaggacgagctgtttgtgcaggcgggaagaagtgttatgaccggcatattaggggcttagcccagtggGCTATGGCCCAAATTATCTTATTGTTATTAGGGGtttagcccaattatcttatcgttattagggtcgtttgcttaggagtcaagtaaaccttTTTATATAAGGAGAgaagatgtatcaatctaatcaagcaagaagcaatcattATTTTCTTGGCTTCCcttagggagccgggagacctaaccctagccgcctcttgcggcgccgccgcctcttctccaCCACGCAAGGACGGCGGGCGCCGTCGGCCGCCGCGCTCTCGTCCTCGTCTTCCTCCATCCTTCCCCTACAATCTCCGCCCTAAAACCGGCAGAACCCTAGCTCCTAACAGAGGGAGTATGATTTAATTACTCTTGTATAATGTTAGGATCTGTATGTGCACGTACACATGCTCAGGTATGGTTTGATTCTTTTTGTACCTCTGTTTTGGCAGTTTCAGCACCAGAAAACAAGAAGAGACAGATTCTGCAAAGCTTGTGATCTCATGCTGCATGGCATCAGATTCCTCATGGCCTGTCCGCATATGGAACCATGTTGGAATTAGAGTTTGCATGGAGCGATTCCATCGGTGAGCCTAACGTGAACGGATTAATGATGGATCGCGAAATCTTCACTGGCCAACTGTCTATAGACACGTCAGATAATGGTGTGGCATCCTATTCCTTCCAAAAGCATCACCAGGAATAATTTACGATTCATTTCCTTGAAATTTAGCACTTCTTTACTTTTACCATATGTCATGATTTATGTACATTAAAAAAGGTATAATATTTACCATGACTGGTAGATGCATATTTTTCTGCAGCCAGAAGAATGATACTTGAAATTAGGGAATGTTGCACGAATAAACAAAATGTAAATGGATTGCTTTTTATCATGGTCTCGCATTAGAAAATTTTAACAGTATTACTGATTTTACTTTTACAAATGGTTATACTCACTTCTGGTTTTCTATTTGTGGGATACTAGATTGAGCTGGTTTTAGCAATTAATTTTTTCCTACTACTGACTAGTCAGCGACTCGCCACCTGCCTTGTTATGACAGTAGAGGTTAACTTGTATTGAAATGTTTTACCTGAATTATTGTTACAAAATGTTTGCAATTTActcctccgtcccataatataagaacgtttttgacactagtgtagtgttaaaaacattcttatattatgggacagagggagtatttgttTTTATTTCTGTTTTGAAAACTGTATATTTAAATCACACAGTTTTGTCTGAGGAAACAGCTCAATTACATATTTGCTTCTGTTACAAATGCAGGTTAAATATGTGTTGAAACAATTATTGTTAGAGTACGTAATGGGCCTAATGGCTTGGGCTGGCGGTATAGCCCGTTAGTCTTAGGATTAATTAGAGATAAGGATCACTTGCTTAGGGGTCAAGTAAGCTTTGCttgggagtcaagtaaacctttttatataaagagaggagatgtatcaatctaatcaagcaagaattaAGAAGGAAATCCCTTCCCTCTTGCCCGGCCGTGGGCAAAAAGGCCCCCGGGCGGCCCTCTCGCGCCTTCCTTCTAGCAGTCACATAACAATTTGGTATCAGCTAGCTTCGGTTCGACCATGTCTTCCTCCGTCGCGCCCGCCCCCGCCATCCTCACCCCGAAGGAGGTGCTCGGGGCGCTGCGGGACCTAACCCAGGCGGTCCAGGAGATCCACCTGTTCTTGACCGGGTCCTACGGGCCGCACCCGGCTGTGCCGCCCATTgccgccaccgcgccgccgtGGCTGCTGTGGCAGCCGCCGCACCAGGAGGCCTCCGCCGCGCTCGCCGGGTCACACCCGGCTGCGCCGCccatcgccgccaccgcgccgccgtGGCTACCGCCGCACCAGGCGGCCTCCGCCGCGCTCGCCGGGTCGCACCCGGCTGCGCCGCccatcgccgccaccgcgccgccgtGGCTGCCGTGGCTGCCGCCGCACCAGGCGGCCTCCGCCGCGCTCGCCGGGCCACTGCAGCTGccatccaccgccaccaccgccccgCCCTGGCTGCAGTGGTAGCCGCCGCTCCTGGCGGCCTCTTCCGCGCCCGGCGCTTCGCTACAGCAGCCCCTGCCGCTGCCCGGCGCGGCACCGCAGCAGCCGCTGCAGCTGCAGCAGCCACCGCCGGTCAGCTCCGGCCCCGCATCGATCGCGCCGGCGGGAGTCCCGATCCACCAGATCAATTTCCCGCCGTCGCCATCACCGCTTCCCCAGGGCGTCCCCATCCAGCAGATCAAGTTTccgccgtcgccgtc
The Aegilops tauschii subsp. strangulata cultivar AL8/78 chromosome 3, Aet v6.0, whole genome shotgun sequence genome window above contains:
- the LOC109770206 gene encoding GDT1-like protein 1, chloroplastic, producing MASVTSCSSTVFTSSSSIPYRTRTPRPSLRPPPRLAGLPGRPVLRCPAKRDPGEQPLLGAPVVSDEREALEPAGRDSGGLAPSDPSWGLAFAAAAGVLMIQGSQQALAGTQFMGLQPPADVLGDLGDISTGFASAFLLIFFSELGDRTFFIAALLAARNSGGVIFLGTFGALAVMTVISVVLGRAFHYVDGVLPFSFGGTDFPIDDILAVCLLVYYGVTTLLDAASGDGEKMNEEQEEAELAVSKFSGNGAGLVSVASTLASTFVLVFVAEWGDKSFFSTIALAAASSPPGVIAGSLAGHGVATLIAVLGGSLLGTFLSEKIISYIGGSLFLAFAAVTLVEIATS